One Physeter macrocephalus isolate SW-GA chromosome 19, ASM283717v5, whole genome shotgun sequence genomic window carries:
- the LOC114484361 gene encoding unconventional myosin-Vb-like yields the protein MCGPYLGAQTQTTRLPALLPGCRLLEAQLQAQSRKHEEEVEGLKAQVEALKEEMDKQQQTFCQTLLLSPEAQVEFGIRQEMSRLTSENLDLKELVEKLEKNERKLKKQLKIYMKKVQDLEAAQALAQSERRRHELNRQVAVQRKEKDFQGMLGYHKEDEALLIRNLVTDLKPPALAGTVPCLPAYILCMCIRHADYVNDDLKVHSLLTSTINGIKKVLKKHNDDFEMTSFWLSNTCRLLHCLKQYSGDEGFMTQNTAKQNEHCLKNFDLTEYRQVLSDLSIQIYQQLIKISEGLLQPMIVSAMLENESIQGLSGVKPTGYRKRTSSLADGDNSYCLGAIIRQMNSFHTVMCDQGLDPEIILQVFKQLFYMITAVTLNNLLLRKDVCSWSTGMQLRYNISQLEEWLRGRNLHQREVAETMEPLIQAAQLLQLKKKSPEDAEAICSLCTALSTQQIVKILNLYTPLNEFEERVTVAFIRTIQAQLQERNDPQHLLLDFKHMFPVLFPFNPSSLTMDSIHIPACLNLEFLNEV from the exons ATGTGTGGCCCCTACTTGGGGGCACAGACGCAAACCACCCGGTTACCTGCCCTCCTTCCCGGGTGCAGGTTGCTGGAGGCCCAGCTGCAGGCTCAGAGCCGTAAGCacgaggaggaggtggagggtcTCAAGGCCCAGGTGGAGGCCCTGAAGGAGGAGATGGACAAGCAGCAGCAGACCTTCTGCCAGACGCTGCTGCTCTCCCCGGAGGCCCAGGTGGAGTTCGGCATCCGGCAGGAGATGTCCCGGCTGACCAGTGAGAACCTG GACCTTAAAGAACTGGTGGAAAAGCTGGAGAAGAATGAGAGGAAGCTCAAAAAGCAACTGAAGATTTACATGAAGAAAGTCCAGGACCTGGAAG CTGCCCAGGCACTGGCCCAGAGTGAGAGGAGGCGCCACGAGCTCAACAGGCAGGTCGCCGTGCAGCGAAAAGAGAAGGACTTCCAGGGCATGCTGGGGTACCACAAGGAGGACGAGGCCCTGCTCATCCGGAATCTGGTGACAG ACCTGAAGCCCCCGGCGCTGGCGGGCACCGTGCCTTGCCTCCCTGCCTACATCCTCTGCATGTGCATCAGGCACGCGGACTACGTGAACGACGACCTCAAGGTGCACTCCCTGCTGACCTCCACCATCAATGGCATTAAGAAGGTCCTCAAG AAGCACAATGATGACTTTGAGATGACATCGTTCTGGTTGTCCAACACCTGCCGCCTCCTGCATTGCTTGAAGCAGTACAGCGGCGATGAG GGCTTCATGACTCAGAATACGGCGAAGCAGAATGAGCACTGTCTTAAGAATTTTGACCTCACTGAATACCGCCAGGTGCTGAGCGACCTGTCCATTCAGATCTACCAGCAGCTCATTAAAATCTCCGAGGGCCTGTTGCAGCCGATGATAG TGTCTGCCATGTTGGAGAATGAGAGCATTCAGGGTCTGTCTGGGGTGAAGCCCACGGGCTACCGGAAGCGCACCTCCAGCCTGGCGGATGGAGATAACTCCTACTGCCTGGGAGCCATCATCCGCCAGATGAATTCATTCCACACAGTCATGTGCGACCAGGGCCTGGACCCCGAGATCATCCTGCAGGTGTTCAAACAGCTCTTCTACATGATCACCGCGGTGACTCTCAACAACCTGCTTCTGAGGAAGGACGTCTGCTCCTGGAGCACAGGCATGCAGCTCAG GTACAATATAAGTCAGCTGGAGGAGTGGCTTCGGGGAAGAAACCTGCACCAGAGGGAAGTTGCTGAGACCATGGAACCTCTGATCCAAGCAGCCCAGCTCCTGCAGTTAAAGAAGAAAAGCCCCGAAGATGCAGAGGCCATCTGCTCCCTGTGCACCGCCCTCAGCACCCAGCAG ATTGTCAAAATTTTGAACCTTTATACTCCCCTGAATGAATTTGAAGAACGGGTAACAGTGGCCTTTATACGAACAATCCag